A region from the Methylovorus glucosotrophus genome encodes:
- a CDS encoding UDP-2,3-diacylglucosamine diphosphatase produces the protein MSDGNALSATLPYSLFISDLHLCDARPEISRAFLHLLQGEARHAERLYILGDLFEYWAGDDEVNDPHHQTIIHGLRALTQSGTACYFMHGNRDFLIGERFVEASGVTLLADPVLHELYGKRVLLSHGDLLCTDDVAYQEFRQLVRKLDWQQVFLQQPLATRKMQIEAIRMRSESEKSIKQADIMDVNDEAVAALFSDWAYPELLIHGHTHRPACHQLTLHGHSCQRWVLGDWYEQGSYLRLDATGCNSSLL, from the coding sequence ATGTCAGATGGAAATGCATTGAGCGCTACCCTGCCGTATAGCCTGTTCATTTCCGATCTGCATCTATGCGATGCCCGGCCGGAAATCAGCCGGGCATTTTTGCATCTGCTGCAAGGCGAAGCCCGCCATGCCGAGCGGCTTTATATTCTGGGCGATCTGTTCGAATACTGGGCGGGCGATGATGAGGTCAACGATCCGCATCACCAGACCATCATTCACGGACTGCGCGCACTCACGCAATCCGGCACCGCATGCTACTTCATGCATGGCAATCGTGACTTTCTGATCGGCGAGCGCTTTGTTGAAGCGTCTGGCGTGACGCTGTTGGCAGATCCCGTGTTGCATGAACTTTATGGCAAGCGCGTCTTGCTGAGCCATGGTGATCTGCTGTGTACCGACGATGTGGCCTATCAGGAGTTTCGTCAGCTGGTGCGCAAACTGGACTGGCAGCAGGTTTTTCTGCAACAGCCCCTGGCAACACGCAAAATGCAGATTGAAGCCATACGCATGCGCAGCGAATCCGAAAAATCCATCAAGCAGGCTGACATCATGGATGTCAATGATGAGGCCGTTGCTGCTTTATTCTCTGATTGGGCATATCCCGAATTACTGATTCATGGCCATACCCATCGCCCTGCTTGCCATCAGCTCACGCTGCATGGACACAGTTGTCAGCGCTGGGTATTGGGCGACTGGTATGAACAGGGCAGCTATCTGCGCCTGGACGCCACAGGCTGCAACAGCAGCCTGCTCTAA
- the nusB gene encoding transcription antitermination factor NusB, producing MSDTDQKPSDAKPVKASRNRRKSRELALKGIYRNLMNQADFRAILRELADEPEFDKADQEYLRKLLDGVLAEREELDRRIAVFVDRPMQELSPIEHGILCLSAYELIFDLSIPYRVAINEGVELAKIYGGTDGHKYVNGVLDKLAAEARPGEVSRHTR from the coding sequence ATGAGCGATACCGATCAAAAGCCTAGCGATGCCAAGCCGGTAAAAGCCTCGAGAAATCGTCGCAAGTCGCGCGAACTGGCCCTGAAAGGCATTTATCGCAACCTGATGAATCAGGCCGATTTTCGCGCCATCCTGCGTGAGCTGGCGGACGAGCCGGAATTTGACAAGGCCGACCAGGAATACCTGCGCAAATTGCTGGACGGTGTGCTGGCGGAGCGCGAAGAGCTGGATCGCCGGATTGCCGTGTTTGTGGATAGACCCATGCAGGAACTCAGCCCGATCGAACATGGCATTCTCTGCCTGTCGGCCTATGAGCTGATTTTTGACCTGAGCATTCCCTATCGCGTCGCGATCAATGAAGGCGTCGAACTTGCCAAGATTTATGGCGGCACCGATGGCCATAAATACGTTAATGGCGTGCTCGACAAGCTGGCTGCCGAAGCCCGTCCGGGCGAAGTCAGCCGTCACACCCGCTAG
- the phoR gene encoding phosphate regulon sensor histidine kinase PhoR, producing the protein MHDIRWRAFWLGFLLVTVSLVVWAVVDEIAALLVFGVGVVLYLATHLYWIHKLLQWFNKPDLATMPLGTGIWEDVFAAIYHQQRRYSRSQTQLSSALDRFRHAASALPDGVVLLNGHDLIEWCNPPAERHLGLSMKQDVGQPISYLVRSSDFISYLDSHNYTDPIKLKSWRLADTTLELQIIPFGINQKLLISRDISQLEKVEHMRRDFIANVSHELRTPLTVVGGFLETLSDMDGAVPDSTRSYFDMMQEQTGRMRRLVEDLLTLSQLENSPTIPQDTEIDINALLSMVMNEARGLSNDRHTITLEADTTLNLTGALEELHSALGNLVSNAIRYTPTGGSIHISWKTRGTDGVFSVKDTGLGIEQQHIDRLTERFYRVDRSRSRETGGTGLGLSIVKHILTRHQARLDIESEFGKGSTFSAVFPKARLVHKTSSPSNQAARTA; encoded by the coding sequence GTGCACGATATTCGTTGGAGAGCTTTCTGGCTCGGCTTTTTGTTAGTGACCGTCAGCCTGGTGGTGTGGGCTGTCGTCGATGAAATTGCAGCATTACTGGTATTTGGCGTGGGCGTCGTGCTTTACCTCGCCACCCACCTTTACTGGATACACAAACTCCTGCAGTGGTTCAACAAACCCGATCTCGCCACCATGCCGCTGGGCACTGGCATCTGGGAAGATGTATTCGCCGCCATCTACCATCAGCAGCGTCGTTACAGCCGCAGCCAGACCCAGCTGAGCTCGGCGCTCGATCGCTTTCGTCATGCCGCCAGCGCCCTGCCAGATGGCGTGGTGCTGTTGAATGGCCATGACCTGATCGAGTGGTGCAACCCGCCTGCGGAACGGCACCTTGGCCTTTCCATGAAGCAGGACGTCGGCCAGCCTATCAGTTATCTGGTGCGTAGCAGTGACTTCATCAGCTACCTCGATTCACACAACTACACCGACCCGATCAAACTCAAGTCCTGGCGACTCGCCGATACCACCCTTGAATTGCAGATCATCCCGTTCGGCATCAACCAGAAACTGCTGATCAGTCGCGATATCAGCCAGCTGGAAAAAGTCGAGCACATGCGGCGCGATTTCATTGCCAATGTCTCCCATGAGTTGCGCACACCTTTGACGGTAGTAGGCGGCTTTCTGGAAACACTGAGCGACATGGATGGCGCGGTACCCGATAGCACGCGCAGCTACTTTGACATGATGCAGGAGCAGACAGGCCGCATGCGCAGGCTGGTGGAAGACCTGCTGACCTTGTCGCAACTGGAAAATAGCCCCACCATCCCGCAGGATACCGAAATTGATATCAATGCCCTGCTGAGCATGGTGATGAACGAAGCGCGTGGCCTCAGCAATGATCGCCATACCATCACCCTGGAGGCGGACACCACGCTGAACCTGACAGGTGCGTTGGAGGAACTGCACAGCGCTCTGGGCAATCTGGTGAGCAATGCCATTCGCTATACACCAACGGGTGGCAGCATTCATATCAGCTGGAAGACGCGTGGCACCGATGGCGTATTCAGCGTCAAGGACACCGGGCTGGGGATTGAACAACAGCACATCGACCGGCTGACTGAACGCTTTTACCGGGTAGACCGTAGCCGCTCCCGCGAGACCGGGGGCACGGGTCTGGGGCTTTCCATCGTCAAGCATATCCTGACGCGCCACCAGGCAAGATTGGATATTGAAAGCGAATTCGGCAAAGGCAGTACCTTCAGCGCCGTATTCCCCAAGGCGCGCCTGGTGCACAAAACCAGCTCCCCATCAAATCAAGCAGCCCGCACCGCCTGA
- a CDS encoding peptidylprolyl isomerase, translating into MVKLHTNFGEITLELDAEKAPATVANFLEYVESGFYNNTIFHRVIDGFMIQGGGFEPSMSQKPTNAPIKNEANNGLVNKAYTIAMARTPNPDSASSQFFINVADNDFLNFTSPTAQGWGYCVFGKVTAGTEVIDKIKKVKTGSRNGHQDVPVESVIIERAEVV; encoded by the coding sequence GTGGTTAAACTTCATACCAACTTTGGTGAAATCACTCTGGAACTGGATGCGGAAAAAGCACCGGCAACCGTTGCCAACTTTCTGGAATACGTGGAAAGCGGCTTTTACAACAACACCATTTTCCATCGCGTGATTGATGGTTTCATGATTCAGGGTGGCGGCTTTGAGCCCAGCATGAGCCAGAAGCCAACCAATGCCCCGATCAAGAACGAAGCCAACAATGGCTTGGTGAACAAGGCCTATACCATTGCCATGGCCCGCACCCCGAATCCGGATTCGGCAAGCAGCCAGTTCTTCATCAACGTGGCAGACAATGACTTCCTGAACTTCACCTCGCCAACCGCCCAAGGCTGGGGTTACTGTGTATTTGGCAAGGTAACGGCCGGTACTGAAGTGATCGACAAGATCAAAAAGGTAAAGACCGGTAGCCGCAATGGTCACCAGGATGTGCCCGTGGAAAGCGTCATTATCGAGCGCGCCGAAGTCGTTTAA
- a CDS encoding FHA domain-containing protein, translating into MAKLLFSLDGNLLGEYPLDKPLLRIGRRRDNDIAIDNLMISGEHAQVMSIGRNALLQDLDSTNGTMINGVRVKQHVLQHGDIIMLGHYQLRYWDEAAASGNPVPVDASAVAPEADESHPFSRVWPSGERAASAGTCAGRLYVISGPDFGKDILLNQAVTHLGSSDMPVAMILQDGADYRIQPVEGGESLTVNGRPLAGNMAGEPGLQLQDHDLIAYDGVKMEFYLAADETAL; encoded by the coding sequence ATGGCAAAGCTGCTCTTCTCTCTGGATGGCAATCTGCTCGGCGAATATCCCCTGGACAAACCGTTGCTGCGGATTGGCCGCCGTCGGGACAACGACATTGCCATCGATAATCTCATGATCAGTGGCGAGCATGCTCAAGTCATGTCGATCGGCCGGAATGCCTTGTTGCAGGATCTGGATAGTACAAACGGTACCATGATTAATGGAGTGCGCGTGAAGCAGCATGTATTGCAGCATGGCGACATCATCATGCTGGGGCACTACCAATTGCGCTATTGGGACGAGGCAGCCGCCTCCGGCAATCCTGTTCCCGTTGATGCCTCAGCGGTTGCGCCTGAGGCAGATGAATCACATCCATTTTCTCGTGTATGGCCGTCCGGGGAGAGGGCCGCGTCGGCAGGCACCTGCGCGGGTCGGCTCTATGTCATTAGTGGCCCGGATTTCGGCAAGGATATTTTGCTGAACCAGGCTGTCACCCACCTGGGTAGCTCCGATATGCCCGTGGCGATGATCTTGCAGGATGGAGCTGATTACCGGATTCAGCCTGTGGAAGGTGGCGAGTCACTGACGGTGAATGGTCGCCCGCTAGCGGGCAATATGGCGGGCGAGCCAGGCCTGCAACTGCAGGATCATGATCTGATCGCCTACGATGGCGTAAAAATGGAGTTTTATCTGGCTGCGGATGAAACCGCGCTTTAA
- a CDS encoding OFA family MFS transporter: MAGFLSKERIITGGNFNRWLIPPAALAVHLCIGMAYGFSVFWKPLGNALVGEDGKPLAVCAAGAVTVADKLSGTWRALFATDCNWTQFDLGWMYTLFFVLLGCSAALWGGWLERAGPRKAGLVATVCWCGGLLISALGVYTHQLWMMWLGSGVIGGIGLGLGYISPVSTLIKWFPDRRGMATGMAIMGFGGGAMIGSPLATKLMSYFATPTAPGVWQTFVMLALIYTVFMLCGSLGYRVPASDWKPANWVPPVKNASSGMIATRHVHINHAHKTPQFWLLWLILCMNVSASIGIIGAAAPMLQETFGGALIDQGSLSFADIKKDEVLIASLAAVGAGFVGLVSLFNIFGRFAWATSSDKLGRKTTYSIFFILGALMYMAAAWAAGAKSLAVFVGAFCIIASMYGGGFATIPAYLADMFGTQFVGAIHGRLLTAWSTAGIVGPVIVNYMHDMRLEAQVPFDQVYGPIFYVLAGMLVIGFVANLLVRPVASKHFMTDAELAEEKKLAHEKVLPGNESQAKAASGGSRVLAVFAWLAVGIPVSYGIWSTLQKAWALFH; encoded by the coding sequence ATGGCTGGATTTCTTTCTAAGGAACGTATTATTACCGGCGGTAATTTTAACCGCTGGCTTATTCCACCCGCGGCGCTGGCGGTGCATCTATGTATCGGCATGGCCTATGGCTTTTCCGTTTTCTGGAAGCCGTTGGGCAATGCGCTGGTAGGTGAAGATGGCAAACCGCTGGCTGTCTGTGCTGCGGGCGCTGTGACGGTAGCGGACAAACTGAGCGGTACATGGCGCGCCCTGTTTGCCACGGATTGTAATTGGACCCAGTTTGACCTGGGCTGGATGTACACCCTGTTCTTTGTACTGCTGGGCTGTTCCGCTGCCTTGTGGGGCGGCTGGCTGGAACGGGCCGGTCCACGCAAGGCGGGCCTGGTGGCCACTGTCTGCTGGTGTGGCGGCTTGTTAATCTCCGCTCTCGGCGTCTATACCCACCAGTTATGGATGATGTGGCTGGGCTCGGGGGTGATCGGTGGCATCGGGCTGGGGCTGGGCTATATTTCGCCAGTATCTACCCTGATCAAGTGGTTCCCTGATCGTCGTGGCATGGCAACCGGCATGGCCATCATGGGCTTTGGCGGCGGCGCCATGATCGGTTCGCCGTTGGCTACCAAGCTGATGAGCTATTTTGCCACGCCAACAGCGCCCGGCGTTTGGCAAACCTTTGTGATGCTCGCGCTGATCTATACCGTCTTCATGCTCTGCGGTTCACTGGGATATCGCGTACCCGCCTCGGACTGGAAGCCTGCCAACTGGGTGCCACCCGTCAAGAACGCAAGCTCAGGCATGATCGCCACGCGCCATGTTCATATTAACCACGCTCACAAAACGCCACAGTTCTGGTTGTTGTGGCTGATCCTGTGCATGAATGTGTCTGCCAGTATCGGCATTATCGGGGCTGCGGCGCCTATGCTGCAGGAGACTTTTGGTGGCGCCTTGATTGACCAGGGCTCCTTGAGCTTTGCCGATATCAAGAAGGACGAAGTCCTGATTGCCAGTCTGGCTGCAGTCGGTGCCGGCTTTGTCGGTCTGGTGTCCTTGTTCAATATTTTCGGGCGCTTTGCCTGGGCGACATCTTCGGACAAGCTGGGACGCAAAACCACCTATTCGATTTTCTTCATCCTCGGTGCCCTGATGTACATGGCGGCGGCATGGGCTGCAGGTGCCAAGTCCCTGGCGGTATTCGTGGGCGCGTTCTGCATTATTGCCTCCATGTACGGCGGCGGCTTTGCCACCATTCCGGCCTATCTTGCCGATATGTTTGGCACGCAATTCGTGGGCGCGATACATGGCCGTCTGCTGACCGCGTGGTCTACAGCCGGTATCGTCGGGCCAGTCATCGTCAACTACATGCACGATATGCGTCTTGAAGCGCAAGTGCCGTTTGATCAGGTGTATGGCCCTATCTTCTATGTGCTCGCCGGCATGCTGGTGATTGGCTTTGTGGCGAATTTGCTGGTGCGCCCTGTTGCCAGCAAGCACTTCATGACCGATGCCGAACTGGCAGAGGAGAAGAAGCTGGCACATGAAAAAGTGCTCCCAGGTAACGAGTCGCAAGCAAAAGCCGCCAGCGGCGGTTCACGCGTATTGGCAGTATTTGCCTGGCTCGCAGTGGGCATTCCGGTGAGTTATGGCATCTGGAGTACCTTGCAAAAAGCCTGGGCACTGTTCCACTAA
- the ribH gene encoding 6,7-dimethyl-8-ribityllumazine synthase, whose amino-acid sequence MRELAIDLNGSGLQIGIVLSRFNSDVGQGLLAACKAELLKRGVAEDAITLATVPGALETPLVLHHMADSQKYDALIALGAIIRGETYHFEVVSNESARGISEVQLNTGVPVANAILTTENDEQALERVAVKGAEAAAVAIEMVNLLKAL is encoded by the coding sequence GTGAGAGAACTCGCGATTGATTTAAACGGTTCCGGTTTGCAAATCGGCATTGTCCTGTCTCGCTTCAACAGCGATGTGGGTCAGGGCCTGCTGGCAGCCTGCAAGGCCGAACTGCTGAAGCGTGGCGTGGCGGAAGATGCCATTACCCTGGCAACCGTGCCAGGCGCGCTGGAAACCCCATTGGTATTGCACCATATGGCAGATAGCCAGAAATACGATGCCCTTATCGCCCTGGGTGCGATTATTCGTGGCGAGACCTATCACTTTGAAGTGGTTTCAAATGAATCCGCGCGCGGTATTTCCGAGGTTCAGCTGAATACTGGCGTTCCTGTCGCCAACGCTATCCTCACCACCGAGAATGACGAGCAGGCGCTGGAGCGTGTGGCTGTCAAGGGTGCTGAAGCTGCAGCGGTTGCAATTGAGATGGTTAACCTGTTGAAGGCTTTATGA
- a CDS encoding peptidylprolyl isomerase: MQTRWEAWLFLFLLMLTPAAMADGVHSQKPQLEFQTNLGSFIVELYPDRAPKTVANFMQYVQSGFYTGTMFHRIIDRFMVQGGGFAVDFQEKSTYNPIENEANNGLKNEPGTLAMARAFDPNSARSQFFINLSDNKFLNFYKPDPAYFGYCVFGKVIRGMSIVEKMAKIPTRSVGKFDNVPVENVVIEKVTTLDTPVEPEQPVRAVPTTPSSKPALKGKKRG; the protein is encoded by the coding sequence ATGCAAACACGATGGGAAGCGTGGCTATTCCTTTTTCTATTAATGTTGACGCCTGCCGCCATGGCCGACGGCGTTCACAGCCAAAAACCGCAACTGGAGTTTCAAACCAATCTGGGCAGCTTTATTGTTGAGCTGTATCCTGACCGCGCGCCCAAGACTGTCGCCAACTTCATGCAATACGTGCAGAGCGGCTTTTATACGGGCACCATGTTCCATCGCATCATTGACCGCTTTATGGTGCAAGGCGGAGGTTTCGCCGTGGACTTTCAGGAGAAAAGCACCTACAACCCGATTGAGAACGAAGCCAACAATGGTCTGAAAAACGAGCCAGGCACCTTGGCCATGGCCCGTGCATTTGACCCGAATTCGGCGCGTTCCCAGTTTTTCATCAATCTTTCGGACAATAAATTTCTCAACTTCTACAAACCTGACCCGGCTTATTTTGGTTACTGCGTGTTTGGCAAAGTCATTCGCGGCATGTCCATCGTGGAAAAGATGGCCAAAATCCCCACCAGAAGCGTAGGCAAGTTTGACAATGTTCCGGTTGAAAACGTGGTGATTGAAAAAGTCACCACGCTGGATACCCCTGTGGAGCCTGAACAGCCCGTGCGCGCAGTGCCCACCACCCCCTCTTCAAAACCTGCACTTAAAGGAAAAAAACGTGGTTAA
- a CDS encoding nuclear transport factor 2 family protein, producing the protein MPALRTLPPLFVVLALILPVAAQADELKDISQLAQLGQAPQALTKLNAYIAKNPKSVDALFLRGVILTDSGKRDEAMKAFTEMTEKYPALPEPYNNLAVLYAERGEYDKARQALESAIKTHPSYATAHENLGDIYARMASQAYDKALQLDNGNARPQSKLALIKSLSTSAPPTQLASQSNSATSFVLAPAPLVNLGNGQVRALEQTKPVVKYEIPAKPDTTSRPASVVTEIKTPDAKPAAPKPEMPVETPPKPTPVPPKTAETSKPAAEPAKPQDQAKSGSNKSAGNLDEQAIEQAVRQWAKAWSDKNVPAYLASYGASFKTPDGQSRQEWEKTRKQRISAPASISVEVSNLRFKQDGDLVRASFKQSYRAGGTAMRTSKTLVLKKGGNRWLIEQELTDR; encoded by the coding sequence ATGCCTGCCCTGCGCACTTTACCCCCCCTGTTTGTTGTACTGGCATTGATCCTTCCTGTCGCCGCTCAGGCTGACGAACTCAAAGACATTAGCCAGCTGGCGCAACTTGGCCAGGCCCCTCAGGCCCTGACCAAGCTCAATGCCTACATCGCCAAGAATCCCAAGAGTGTGGACGCGCTCTTTTTGCGGGGTGTCATTCTCACCGATAGCGGAAAACGCGACGAGGCCATGAAGGCTTTTACCGAGATGACGGAAAAATATCCTGCATTGCCAGAGCCTTATAACAACCTGGCAGTGCTGTACGCCGAGCGCGGAGAATATGACAAGGCGCGCCAGGCCCTTGAAAGCGCGATCAAAACGCATCCCAGCTATGCCACCGCCCATGAAAATCTGGGTGACATCTACGCCCGCATGGCCTCACAGGCATATGACAAGGCTCTGCAACTGGATAATGGCAATGCCCGCCCACAGAGCAAACTGGCCTTGATCAAGTCACTGTCCACATCTGCGCCTCCCACCCAGTTGGCAAGTCAGTCCAATTCGGCAACCAGCTTTGTATTAGCGCCGGCTCCGTTGGTCAATCTGGGCAACGGCCAAGTACGGGCGCTGGAACAGACCAAGCCAGTGGTGAAATACGAAATACCGGCAAAACCGGACACCACCTCCAGACCTGCCTCCGTGGTGACGGAGATCAAGACACCCGATGCCAAACCAGCGGCTCCCAAGCCTGAGATGCCAGTCGAGACTCCGCCCAAACCAACGCCCGTGCCGCCCAAGACTGCGGAAACCAGCAAGCCAGCCGCCGAGCCAGCCAAACCTCAGGATCAGGCTAAATCCGGTAGCAATAAATCAGCTGGCAATCTGGATGAGCAAGCCATAGAGCAAGCCGTGCGTCAGTGGGCAAAAGCCTGGTCCGATAAAAATGTGCCGGCTTATCTGGCGAGTTATGGCGCGAGCTTCAAGACTCCGGATGGACAATCGCGCCAGGAGTGGGAAAAAACCCGCAAGCAACGCATCAGCGCACCCGCCAGTATTTCAGTGGAAGTCAGCAACCTGCGCTTCAAGCAGGATGGTGACCTGGTACGCGCCAGCTTCAAGCAAAGCTACCGCGCAGGTGGCACTGCCATGCGCACCAGCAAAACACTGGTACTGAAAAAAGGCGGCAATCGCTGGCTGATCGAACAGGAGCTGACCGACCGCTAG
- the phoB gene encoding phosphate regulon transcriptional regulator PhoB, translated as MPANILIVEDEPAIQELLALNLTQAGHNPIRALSVEQAQMLIREALPDLIILDWMLPGMSGIEFARKLKSDEFTKAIPIIMLTARGEEADKVKGLEVGADDYVTKPFSPRELNARIKAVLRRRAPQMTDDPIEVGGLRLDPVTHRVTGNGTTLDLGPTEFRLLHYLMSNPERVHSRSQVLDRVWGDRVFVEDRTVDVHIRRLRLALADSGHEDLIQTVRGVGYRFSAH; from the coding sequence ATGCCCGCTAACATATTGATTGTTGAAGATGAACCTGCCATTCAGGAGCTTCTTGCCCTTAATCTGACCCAGGCCGGTCACAACCCGATTCGCGCGCTCAGCGTTGAGCAAGCACAAATGCTGATTCGCGAAGCATTGCCTGATCTGATCATACTGGACTGGATGCTACCGGGCATGAGCGGCATTGAGTTTGCACGCAAGTTAAAGTCGGATGAATTCACCAAGGCTATCCCCATCATCATGCTGACGGCACGCGGCGAAGAAGCCGACAAGGTAAAAGGCCTGGAAGTGGGGGCCGATGACTATGTCACCAAGCCCTTCAGCCCGCGTGAGCTGAATGCCCGTATCAAGGCCGTGTTGCGTCGACGTGCACCGCAGATGACGGATGACCCGATCGAAGTCGGTGGCTTGCGTCTGGACCCGGTAACGCACCGCGTCACCGGCAACGGCACCACGCTGGACCTTGGCCCGACTGAATTCCGCCTGCTGCATTACCTCATGTCAAACCCTGAGCGCGTGCACTCGCGCAGCCAGGTTCTGGACCGCGTGTGGGGCGATCGCGTATTTGTCGAAGACCGCACGGTAGACGTGCATATTCGCCGTCTGCGTCTGGCGCTGGCTGACTCTGGGCACGAAGACCTGATCCAGACCGTCCGCGGTGTTGGCTATCGTTTCTCGGCGCACTAG
- a CDS encoding L,D-transpeptidase Cds6 family protein, protein MNTIKTFLQILLMASIMVPWNVPALDRLDYTGTLSNSSFGPNYPESLVVKGLLQITRGQLQQALNTVDELISIAPNFKLAYLIRGDLLMAKSQQLEGFGNTPQNNPSSVEDFKAEARMRIERYLESHAPQGIPEPLWQIDPTQKYVIVVDADKSRLYLYQNIGGKPTYVADYYVTIGRNGSEKSSEGDKRTPLGVYTASSKLTSKLPDFYGRAAYPLSYPNEWDRQQGKKGHGIWLHGTPSNTYSRPPRASDGCVVISNPDLETLGPILQQGGTPFIIVSQLKWVTQAAPEQPQLQKALDQWRQDWQAQDTDRYLSHYSDRFFSQTSDINGWSREKRRIQSDKKPVSIVLSNISMIRYPNSQIPMAVVSFDQEFKSEFLDSRMRKRQYWIYEGQRWKILYEGAA, encoded by the coding sequence ATGAATACGATCAAAACCTTCTTACAGATACTGCTCATGGCCTCCATCATGGTGCCCTGGAATGTGCCTGCGCTGGATAGACTGGACTACACAGGCACACTCAGCAATAGCAGTTTCGGCCCGAATTACCCGGAAAGCCTGGTTGTGAAGGGCTTGTTGCAGATCACGCGTGGTCAGTTGCAGCAGGCCTTGAACACGGTGGATGAGCTCATCTCGATTGCGCCTAACTTCAAACTGGCCTATCTGATACGCGGCGACCTGTTGATGGCCAAGTCCCAGCAACTGGAAGGCTTTGGCAACACGCCACAAAACAATCCAAGCTCGGTGGAGGATTTCAAGGCCGAAGCACGCATGCGTATTGAGCGCTATCTGGAAAGCCACGCCCCCCAGGGCATTCCCGAACCGTTGTGGCAAATCGACCCCACGCAAAAATACGTCATCGTGGTGGATGCCGATAAATCACGACTTTATCTCTATCAGAATATTGGCGGCAAACCGACATACGTCGCGGACTATTACGTGACCATCGGCCGTAATGGCAGCGAGAAATCCAGCGAGGGCGACAAGCGCACCCCCCTGGGCGTTTATACCGCCAGCAGCAAATTGACCAGCAAACTGCCTGATTTTTACGGCAGAGCCGCTTATCCCCTCAGCTATCCAAATGAGTGGGACAGGCAGCAAGGCAAAAAGGGTCACGGCATCTGGCTGCATGGCACGCCCAGCAACACCTACAGCCGTCCGCCACGCGCCAGCGATGGCTGCGTCGTGATTTCCAATCCTGACCTGGAAACCCTGGGGCCGATATTGCAGCAAGGGGGCACGCCATTCATCATCGTCTCCCAGCTGAAATGGGTTACCCAGGCAGCGCCTGAACAACCCCAGCTGCAAAAGGCGCTGGACCAATGGCGCCAGGACTGGCAAGCACAAGATACCGACCGCTATCTCAGCCATTATTCGGATCGGTTTTTCAGCCAGACCAGCGACATCAATGGCTGGTCACGCGAGAAGCGCCGCATCCAGTCTGACAAGAAGCCCGTCAGCATCGTGCTATCCAATATCAGCATGATCCGCTATCCTAATAGCCAAATTCCAATGGCAGTAGTCAGTTTTGATCAGGAATTCAAAAGTGAATTCCTGGACAGCCGCATGCGGAAACGCCAGTACTGGATCTACGAAGGACAGCGCTGGAAAATATTATACGAAGGGGCAGCTTGA